A stretch of the Verrucomicrobiota bacterium genome encodes the following:
- the rny gene encoding ribonuclease Y: MSGSTMMIWVGCASFAAGALAVWAWSWARGRQRARESELERARLAAEHQASLKEAKAAGLAEQQKFRDEQDRRWSERQHDLDEAGRRLSERECLMNEQWARLQRQQEELKSVEREWTRRAQDQNGHQKALDELEIQWRERIEKAARLSATEARKQLLADVERESLGDAVEISRRIVREAKARAEDEARRVIAIAIQRYAGEHTFETTTATVALQGDDMKGRIIGKEGRNIRAFEQATGVTVLIDDTPNAVVLSSFDPVRRAVAREAMRLLILDGRIHPGRIEEVVGKVSQEMDETIDRAGEDAVTRAGTQPLHPEIVRKLGRLRFRYSFTQNILDHSVEVARLAGLLAAELGLDVELARRTGLLHDIGKAMEQDAEGSHAAAGAAFIKRHGEADEVVQGVASHHDEVPHVGLYGILASAADAMSASRPGARLETMTTYLKRLGDLEEIGKSFPGVERCFAVQAGRELRVIVQPESVNDAQAHMMARGIARKIEEQLQYPGQIRVTVIRESRCVEFAK; this comes from the coding sequence ATGTCTGGATCGACCATGATGATTTGGGTGGGATGCGCCTCGTTCGCGGCGGGGGCCTTGGCTGTTTGGGCTTGGAGTTGGGCGCGCGGCAGGCAACGGGCGCGTGAATCGGAATTGGAAAGGGCGCGTTTGGCGGCCGAACACCAAGCCTCCTTGAAGGAGGCGAAGGCGGCGGGGTTGGCCGAGCAGCAAAAGTTTCGGGACGAACAGGATCGCCGCTGGTCCGAGCGCCAGCATGATTTGGACGAAGCGGGCCGAAGGCTGTCGGAGCGGGAGTGCCTGATGAACGAGCAATGGGCGCGGCTTCAGCGACAGCAAGAGGAATTGAAATCCGTCGAGCGGGAATGGACACGCCGGGCGCAAGACCAGAATGGCCACCAGAAAGCTCTGGACGAATTGGAAATCCAGTGGCGGGAGCGGATTGAGAAGGCCGCTCGGTTGAGCGCCACCGAAGCACGGAAGCAGTTGTTGGCCGATGTGGAGCGGGAAAGTTTGGGCGACGCGGTGGAGATCAGCCGTCGCATCGTGCGGGAGGCCAAGGCGCGGGCGGAAGACGAAGCTCGGCGGGTCATTGCGATCGCGATTCAGCGATACGCCGGGGAACACACCTTTGAGACCACCACGGCCACGGTGGCACTCCAGGGGGATGACATGAAAGGGCGCATCATCGGGAAGGAGGGGAGAAACATCCGAGCCTTTGAGCAAGCGACGGGGGTGACGGTCCTGATTGACGACACGCCGAACGCGGTGGTGCTGTCCAGCTTCGATCCGGTGCGGCGGGCGGTAGCCCGCGAGGCGATGAGGCTGTTGATTCTGGATGGGAGGATTCATCCCGGGCGCATCGAGGAAGTGGTGGGCAAGGTGAGCCAGGAGATGGACGAGACGATTGACCGTGCCGGGGAGGACGCGGTGACGCGGGCGGGAACGCAACCGTTGCATCCGGAGATCGTACGCAAATTGGGACGATTGCGATTCCGGTACAGTTTCACTCAGAACATCCTCGATCATTCGGTGGAGGTGGCTCGCTTGGCGGGGTTGCTGGCGGCGGAATTGGGGTTGGACGTTGAATTAGCGAGGAGAACGGGCTTGCTGCACGACATTGGCAAGGCGATGGAACAAGACGCGGAAGGTTCGCATGCGGCGGCCGGCGCGGCGTTTATTAAGCGCCACGGCGAGGCGGATGAGGTGGTGCAGGGAGTGGCTTCCCATCATGACGAGGTCCCGCACGTGGGACTTTATGGGATTCTGGCGAGTGCCGCCGATGCGATGAGCGCGTCCCGTCCCGGAGCGCGGTTGGAAACGATGACGACGTACCTGAAGCGGCTGGGGGATTTGGAGGAGATTGGGAAGTCCTTTCCGGGCGTGGAACGTTGTTTCGCGGTGCAAGCGGGGCGCGAACTGCGGGTGATTGTGCAGCCGGAAAGTGTGAACGACGCGCAGGCCCATATGATGGCACGGGGCATTGCGCGGAAGATCGAGGAGCAGTTGCAGTATCCGGGTCAAATTCGGGTCACCGTGATTCGGGAGAGCCGCTGCGTGGAATTTGCCAAGTGA
- a CDS encoding 5-formyltetrahydrofolate cyclo-ligase, producing the protein MSGATEHSVVVAKAEARQESRARLESMPVAVREEGSRRIVAGVRAQPIWREAKRVLLFAPIQLEPDVRGLCEVGMKEGKQICLPRWDGREYVAAWMKRGWADCVAGQFGILEPCSDGETLSLNPLDLVLVPGIAWTRCGLRLGRGKGYYDRLLAATGGIHCGVAFDEQVVAELPFEAHDVRVEFLFTPSGCWRCRSAQAD; encoded by the coding sequence ATGAGCGGCGCGACGGAGCATTCGGTGGTGGTGGCCAAGGCGGAGGCGCGCCAGGAGTCTCGCGCCCGTTTGGAATCGATGCCGGTGGCGGTGCGGGAGGAGGGTTCGAGAAGGATTGTGGCGGGAGTGCGAGCGCAGCCGATTTGGCGGGAAGCAAAGCGGGTGCTGTTGTTTGCGCCCATTCAACTTGAGCCAGACGTGCGGGGGCTTTGCGAGGTGGGTATGAAGGAGGGGAAACAGATTTGTTTGCCGCGCTGGGACGGGCGGGAGTATGTGGCGGCCTGGATGAAGAGGGGCTGGGCGGACTGTGTCGCGGGCCAGTTTGGCATTTTGGAGCCGTGCTCGGATGGTGAGACCCTTTCTTTGAACCCACTGGACTTGGTTTTGGTTCCTGGAATAGCGTGGACGCGATGCGGATTGCGCTTGGGCCGGGGGAAGGGGTATTACGACCGGCTTTTGGCGGCAACGGGCGGGATTCATTGCGGGGTGGCGTTTGACGAACAGGTTGTGGCGGAACTTCCGTTCGAGGCGCATGACGTCCGGGTCGAGTTTTTGTTCACCCCATCGGGGTGCTGGCGTTGCCGATCCGCGCAAGCCGATTGA
- a CDS encoding replication-associated recombination protein A, producing the protein MSADDLFARSGVEPPGSTAGPGLDPREAPLRPAPLASRMRPRTLEEFAGQEHLLGPGKLLRRAIEADRIQSLILYGPPGTGKTSLAQLIASKTRAKFERLSGVESNVADMRRVLAAAANRLANTGQPTLLFVDEIHRFSKPQQDVLLPDVEAGVVKLIGATTHNPFFFVNAPLVSRSQIFELRPLEEGPLRGLLERAISDPERGLGAMAVEAGAEALAHWARISDGDARKALNALELAALTTARDADGRVRITLSIAEECIQKKAVVYDGDGDAHYDTISAFIKSMRGSDPDATLYWLAKMIHAGEDPRFITRRIMIHAAEDVGLADPLALVVAQAAHAAAEFIGWPEARIPVAEAALYIATANKSNSVVKAIDAALEDVRNGRTLPVPPSLRDGHYQGASRLGHGEGYQYPHDYAGHHVAQNYLGAARRFYEPSDQGHERKIRERMEHWKKATGVSSAPASSKR; encoded by the coding sequence ATGAGCGCGGATGATCTGTTTGCAAGGAGCGGTGTGGAGCCGCCGGGGTCCACGGCCGGGCCTGGGCTGGATCCGAGGGAGGCTCCGTTGCGTCCGGCGCCGCTGGCGTCACGGATGCGTCCGCGGACGCTCGAGGAATTTGCCGGCCAGGAGCATTTGTTGGGGCCGGGCAAGTTGTTGCGCCGCGCGATCGAGGCGGACCGGATTCAATCCCTGATTCTGTATGGTCCGCCCGGCACGGGGAAGACCTCGCTCGCGCAATTGATCGCGTCGAAGACGCGGGCGAAGTTTGAACGGTTGAGCGGGGTGGAATCGAATGTGGCTGACATGCGCAGGGTTTTGGCGGCGGCGGCCAACCGCCTGGCGAACACGGGCCAGCCCACGCTGTTGTTCGTGGATGAAATTCACCGTTTCAGCAAGCCGCAGCAGGACGTGCTGCTGCCGGATGTGGAGGCCGGGGTGGTCAAGTTGATCGGTGCCACGACGCACAATCCGTTTTTCTTCGTCAATGCGCCGCTGGTTTCGCGCAGCCAGATTTTTGAGCTTCGCCCGTTGGAGGAAGGACCGTTGCGAGGACTGCTGGAGCGGGCCATTTCGGACCCCGAACGCGGGCTGGGAGCCATGGCGGTGGAGGCCGGGGCGGAGGCGCTGGCGCATTGGGCCAGGATCTCGGATGGTGACGCCCGCAAGGCTCTCAACGCGCTCGAGTTGGCGGCGTTGACGACGGCCAGGGACGCTGATGGGCGCGTTCGCATCACCCTTTCGATCGCGGAGGAGTGTATTCAAAAGAAGGCGGTGGTGTACGACGGCGATGGCGACGCGCACTACGACACGATTTCGGCGTTCATCAAATCGATGCGGGGTTCGGATCCGGACGCCACCCTCTACTGGCTCGCGAAGATGATTCACGCGGGGGAGGATCCGCGGTTTATCACCCGGCGGATCATGATTCATGCGGCGGAGGACGTGGGCTTGGCGGATCCCTTGGCGCTGGTGGTGGCTCAGGCTGCGCATGCGGCGGCGGAGTTCATTGGCTGGCCGGAGGCGCGGATTCCGGTGGCCGAGGCGGCGCTCTACATTGCGACGGCGAACAAGAGCAACAGTGTGGTGAAGGCGATCGACGCGGCCTTGGAGGACGTGCGAAACGGGCGCACGTTACCGGTGCCGCCCAGCTTGCGCGACGGCCATTACCAGGGCGCCAGCCGCTTGGGGCATGGGGAAGGGTATCAATATCCGCATGACTACGCGGGGCATCATGTGGCGCAGAATTACTTGGGGGCGGCGAGGCGATTTTACGAGCCGAGCGATCAGGGGCATGAGCGTAAAATACGAGAGCGGATGGAACATTGGAAAAAGGCGACGGGTGTTTCTTCCGCACCGGCTTCCTCGAAACGATGA
- a CDS encoding RsmB/NOP family class I SAM-dependent RNA methyltransferase yields MSFRSSRTSDSDLALVLRVLSESGRGHPADAALREALREERGMSPEARAWVSQAVHTHARWRGFLESPVPSRESVQEALGWARRSEENPGGFEESAFERHAVPDWIHAHLDAEPGWFRALQRDPMLWLRTPRRWTLELPRWLPEVSPGPLPDSWRYEGERDLWREEAFQEGKFEMQDLSSQGVGSICGARAGETWWDVCAGEGGKTLHLSDLMESRGLIWATDRSERRLRRLRMRAARARVFNYRTRTWLGEGKPPMKTLCDGVLVDAPCSGVGTWQRNPHARWVLEPRDIEELSVVQARLLRWASSRVKPGGRLIYSVCTMTRAETWGVVDAFQREVQGFDPCAQADPFDARTEARPARFFWPQTNGGNGMFVATWKRKD; encoded by the coding sequence ATGTCTTTTCGAAGCTCCAGAACTTCCGATTCCGACTTGGCGTTGGTCCTCCGGGTGCTGTCCGAATCCGGGCGCGGACATCCGGCGGACGCCGCGTTGCGGGAAGCGTTGCGCGAAGAACGGGGAATGAGTCCCGAGGCACGGGCCTGGGTCAGCCAGGCGGTGCATACCCACGCGCGATGGCGGGGGTTTCTCGAATCCCCGGTCCCGAGTCGAGAGAGCGTGCAGGAAGCGCTGGGCTGGGCGCGCCGCTCGGAGGAGAACCCGGGTGGTTTCGAGGAATCCGCCTTCGAGCGACATGCGGTGCCGGATTGGATCCACGCGCACTTGGATGCGGAGCCCGGGTGGTTTCGGGCTTTGCAGCGAGACCCGATGTTGTGGCTGCGCACGCCCCGCCGATGGACTTTGGAATTGCCACGGTGGCTGCCGGAGGTGAGTCCGGGGCCGCTGCCGGATTCCTGGCGTTATGAGGGGGAGCGCGATCTGTGGCGCGAGGAGGCCTTTCAGGAGGGCAAGTTTGAGATGCAGGATCTGTCTTCCCAGGGGGTGGGTTCGATCTGCGGAGCCCGCGCCGGCGAGACCTGGTGGGATGTCTGTGCCGGGGAGGGAGGCAAGACGCTGCATCTTTCCGACCTGATGGAAAGCCGCGGTTTGATCTGGGCCACAGACCGGTCCGAGCGGCGATTGCGCCGGCTGCGCATGCGCGCGGCGCGGGCCAGGGTTTTCAATTATCGAACAAGGACTTGGCTGGGGGAAGGGAAGCCGCCCATGAAGACTCTTTGCGATGGCGTGTTGGTGGATGCTCCTTGTTCGGGAGTCGGGACTTGGCAGAGGAATCCGCATGCGCGATGGGTGCTGGAACCGCGGGATATCGAGGAGTTGAGTGTCGTGCAGGCCAGATTGCTCCGTTGGGCATCGAGCCGGGTCAAACCGGGCGGGCGCTTGATTTACTCCGTATGCACCATGACACGGGCGGAAACCTGGGGAGTGGTGGATGCGTTTCAACGCGAGGTTCAGGGATTCGATCCGTGCGCGCAGGCGGATCCTTTCGACGCCCGCACCGAGGCCAGACCGGCCCGTTTTTTTTGGCCTCAGACGAACGGCGGAAACGGCATGTTTGTGGCGACGTGGAAAAGAAAAGATTGA